A region from the Arthrobacter gengyunqii genome encodes:
- the coaA gene encoding type I pantothenate kinase, which yields MNPSTKGSSGNGGDTGFTPFVELDRQTWSRLSNEIRSPLNQDDILRLSGLGEKLNLDEVREVYLPLSRLLNLYVAAAGRLHSATTTFLGEKTTRTPFVIGVAGSVAVGKSTTARVLREMLRRWPDTPNVELITTDGFLYPNAELKRRGLMDRKGFPESYDRRALLRFVSAIKSGAEEVRAPRYSHLTYDIVPGEEIVVRRPDVLIVEGLNVLAPARTRADGRAGLALSDFFDFSIYVDARTSYIEEWYVQRFQSLRGGAFADPESYFHRYAGLTDDEARATALDIWKRINEPNLITNVLPTRGRAQLVLTKDADHSVTRMLLRKT from the coding sequence CTGAATCCATCAACCAAGGGCTCTTCCGGGAACGGAGGAGACACCGGCTTCACGCCGTTCGTGGAACTGGACCGGCAGACTTGGTCCAGGCTTTCCAACGAGATCCGGTCGCCGTTGAACCAGGACGACATCCTGCGGCTGAGCGGTCTGGGCGAGAAACTCAACCTTGACGAAGTGCGCGAGGTATACCTGCCGCTGTCACGCCTGCTCAACCTCTACGTTGCAGCAGCCGGACGCCTGCACAGCGCCACCACCACCTTCCTGGGCGAAAAGACCACCCGGACTCCCTTTGTCATCGGGGTGGCCGGATCCGTGGCTGTTGGCAAGTCCACCACGGCACGCGTACTCCGGGAGATGCTTCGGCGCTGGCCGGACACACCGAATGTAGAGCTCATTACCACCGACGGTTTCCTGTACCCCAATGCTGAGCTCAAGAGGCGCGGGCTCATGGACCGCAAGGGTTTCCCCGAATCCTATGACCGGCGTGCGCTCCTGCGCTTTGTCAGCGCCATCAAGAGCGGGGCCGAGGAAGTGCGGGCACCGCGCTACTCACACCTGACCTACGACATCGTTCCGGGCGAGGAGATTGTTGTCCGCCGGCCGGACGTGCTGATTGTTGAGGGACTGAACGTTCTTGCACCGGCCCGGACACGTGCTGATGGCCGGGCAGGCCTTGCGCTGAGCGACTTTTTCGATTTCTCGATCTACGTCGACGCCCGGACTTCCTACATCGAAGAGTGGTACGTCCAGCGTTTCCAGTCTCTGCGCGGCGGAGCTTTTGCGGACCCGGAATCCTATTTCCACCGATACGCCGGTCTGACCGATGATGAGGCCCGGGCGACCGCCCTGGATATCTGGAAGCGGATCAACGAGCCGAACCTCATCACCAATGTGCTGCCAACGCGCGGACGCGCGCAGCTGGTGCTCACGAAG